ATGCCTAGGTTAATGACCTTATTGATCCGGTTACGAGGTAGTGGGATGGGGAGTTGGTAACTCTAACTTTTTGACAAATAGATGTTTAGCGTGTTTTGTCTATTTCATTGCCTGCTACATGGATGATTTTGTGGGTTGGATTGTTCTAAGTCCGTTCAGCTTATCACGCGAAAATGGGACCACCAAACGTGGCTAGAAATTCAGGAGTGCAAAGGGAATTGAGTCTATGTGTCTGAATGGAGTTTGGGAGAAAATATGGAAACTACAATTCTCAACTAAGGTGAAAATCTTTTTATGTAGACCTTAAGGAGGACGCTTCCCTATCGAGTCAATCTTCCCAATCGACACATTATGGTTTCTAGACAATGCCCATGTGCAATGCAGGTGCAGAGGATGTAACTCACCTACTATTTAAATGCAACAAAGCAGTCGAGGTATGGCGTCATTTATGGTTGGATGAGATTATATATCAAGAGGGCGTGCAACATCAATAAGGCGGGTGAAGCTGTAATGGATTTTTTGATTCAGACTCCGATACAAAGAGCTTGGTCTTCTCGGTCAAAATAATATACTTGAAATAATAGCCATCGCCTATTGGTATTTTTTATGGGAATTAAGGGAAATTGTCCATGGTGAGCAAACACAGAATTATAATAAAACTAGAAGAAcaaccgtgcgttgcaacggggccacattaactttaaaagttcaatattaatattctcatatatatcaagtgacattggcgaccttttttaccatcaattcctcacacacactctctgcctccctcttcctcactctctccccctctccctctctctctctctctctaacacacacacatatccatcttattgggtacgggaccataatccatctatttcacacacacacgctagtacataacaatatggattatgtgtattatatttgccaccataattgagggaattaatttcatgtaaatcggccagccacagctccaagaatacgcggaggaggtggcccgggtcggcgtcggcgccgtccggcacgggccacgggcccgcttccaagcgcGTCTGCGCGTCGGCCACCCACGCCGTGTCCTTCAAGTGCCACTTTcaccgcaccaactcccagggTCACAGCCATGGCCAGGGCCAGGAAAGCCGCCCTTCTTTGCCCCCTTCACCGGCCGCGGCCAACGCGGTGCCGCGGCACCcggcctcgccgtcctcgtcctccagcaccgtcgcgacccagtgatgcagcccaagcatcggcctcgagaatcaagaacgctcgacaacgTAGAGGGAAGGAAAGgtcatatacatgtcataagaaagggagtttatttactgctccctcgatgtattgcttcctttgtttggagattgattaccatccgtgagttaaggtaaggtttacgtgattgagcgattttttgaaaatcaattatttgttttctaattaatgtaattgaatgatttaaggtaaggttaattaatttagatttgatctttagagattgttcgtgattgattttacattactaaataacttgcgccagtatggaaagttctgatctatttagatttctttcgttgtgtgagagggtgacgcgaaaataaaccgatgaagtgaggGAGGGgacaaaaaaaatctacgaaaaaaacccagcgaaggtgggaggaggtaccaaaagaACCATGGAAGGTGGGAGGAaactaccaactgcttcattaggagtagaaattattagagattagagattatttgtttcctgaaaatctattatttatttcctaaagcaaattgcattaatgagagagatttcgtagatttggctaaggtaggaaagaatctattatttgtttgctaaagcaaattgcattaatgggagagatccgttgatttggctaaggtaggaaagaatctattatttgtttgctaaagcaaattgcattaatagaagagatccgttgatttggctaaggtaggaaagaatctattatttgtttcctaaagaaaattgcattaatgagagagatttgttgatttggctaaggtaggcggtttttgcggttcgtggcggcttagtgtgaggtgggacgaggtaccaaaaaaaccatgggaggtgggacgaaaaaaaacttgGAAGGTGAGAGTTGTCCTTAGTTAACCTACGAAATTTCGTAGATTTTTTTAGGACAAAAAAAACCGtgggaggtgggactaaaaaaaacctggaagcgagattaCCAACTGCTCTCTTAAGAGTAGAGATAGtatcatacatcaaagctttaacaATGAATTTTGTCGCTTCATTAGCTCGAAAGGCAATGATAAAGACAAATGGATGGCTTAAGCCACCAGTTGGTTTTGTCAAAAGTTAATGCGGATGTAGCTTTTGATCAAGACCACATAAAAGGTGCATCGATCTGGGCCTGTGTCCTTCGTGATTCATTTGGTAATTTACTAACTGATGCTAACTGAAAGATTGACATGTGTATAGATGTACTATCTGCTGAAGCTATGGCATTGCGTTATGGTTTATTTATGGCCAAAGTGGGATGCAACAAGTTGATGATTTACTTGGACAACTTAAAAGCCGTGGAAACTATGAAGAATGAAGGTTGATCAATGCGGATAGCGAGGGTGATTTTCGATGACTACTACAATCTTGCTTGCAAGTTTCCTCATACTTTTTTTATAATGACGTAGCTCATGAGCTAGTTAGGATGCCCATGAGAGCTCCTTCTTGCGTGTGGATGGATGATGCCCCATCGAAGTTTCTTCCTCGTTGAAGATGTAACCATCATCACTTGCTAATAAAAGGGAGAGGGAATTATATAACAATGGTATAGATATAGGTTGTAGTAGAGATGTGAAAGAAGGTTTGTTTCTCCAATTTGTTTGTCTGTATCACTTTTTTTTACGTTGTCCGCCTCCTAGGAATTCACTATTTGATGCATTTTGCGTCAAATAGTCGGGGCATCGCATAGGAGTTTCGCGACAGCAAACACTATGTTCAGAATTTCAATTATTTTTTCATGTTTTTCAAAAGGGTTCGAAAATTCAAAACATGTTCAAATATTTCAATAAATATTCATTTTTTTAAAAGATCAgcatttcaaatttttgttcacagTTTTAGAAATTCTGCATGCTTTTCAAAATTTGTTTGGAATTTCTAAAATTCATCACACTTTTTAATAAATGtttgaaattcaaaaaatgtttgtttttTGTTCACGTTTTCTAAAAAATGTTTGAAATTCCAAAAATGGTTCAAAAGTTTCAAATAATAAGGTTCGCtcttttttaaaattttgttcacaaattttggAATCACAAGCTACCGTATTTTTTTGAGAAGGCAGAAGCTACAGTAAGGCGCTGCAGTATTTATTTTTTCTGACCGTTGGTGCGTGGCCTCCACTTACCAAAGTTGTTCTTCAACACAGGAAAGGAAAACCCAGCCCAGTAGCCCACGCAATCGTCCGTCTCCCACACCAAGCACTCGTCCGTCTCCTCCGTCTCCAACACaatccgccgccgccgtctcccctcATCCCCGTCTCTCACATCCCGTCGCTTCCGCCGTCGGCCGTCCCGAATTCTTCGTCCGCCGTCCCTCCCCGCACTCAGGCACGCGTACACCTATCTTCCTCGCTCGCCTGGTTCCGTGGTTCGTGTACGATTCACAGCGGAGTAGGGGGTCAGGTTCGGCTTCCATCCAAACCGGCCGCCGGCCAGTCCACCGAGGGGAGAGTCCATATTGACCACGCGAAACCCTAGACGCCACGGAGATGGTCCATCTCCGCCGCCTCGCCCAGTTCTTGCTCGCCTCAGTTCGCGGGGATGGAGCAGGACGGCGCCGCCCGTCCCCTCGCACCAGGCAGGACGACGGCGCCGTGGACGGCTGGGCGCGGAACGACAGCGAGCCCCCTCCCGTACGGCGCTCAGGCGGAGTGCCCCGAGGTCGTAGATCCTCCTCCTTGCCGGCGCTTCCGCGGCCACGTCTCCGCTGCTGCCTCCGCGTGCGCGACCCTCAACGACGACTGTGCGTGCCCTTCAACTCCTGTCTGGTATCCATCGATTGTATTGTCATTTGTTTCTG
This portion of the Triticum dicoccoides isolate Atlit2015 ecotype Zavitan chromosome 7A, WEW_v2.0, whole genome shotgun sequence genome encodes:
- the LOC119330478 gene encoding uncharacterized protein LOC119330478 yields the protein MVHLRRLAQFLLASVRGDGAGRRRPSPRTRQDDGAVDGWARNDSEPPPVRRSGGVPRGRRSSSLPALPRPRLRCCLRVRDPQRRLGGEEPCDDLDNACSPDHNYCAQESHMDWGYVPRFGFKGAIFEHLYINYRGSQVDMDRTMIKCILVL